A region of the Numenius arquata chromosome 2, bNumArq3.hap1.1, whole genome shotgun sequence genome:
cagcttggCAGTAGTTTAATCAGAAGTTAAGAAATTTGAGGGCAGCTAATTGTTACCTATTACCTCACGCTATAGAAGCACACACTATTACAGCAGTTGAGAGATCTGAAAGGAGATTTACAGGTTTACTATGTCCTCATCTTCTTTCTGCAGTTGTTCTTTGACTTTAAGGTATTTGTCTAACGTTGTTTCTGTGGATGTAGGCAAATAGATCATAATGAAtacttcttgtttttaaaatacaggtcatgtttattttaaatgggtTGTATTTGTttaattgctgctgcttcttcttcttctagGAAACCCAGCGCTTGCTGGCAGAGCCAGTCCCTGGGATAAAAGCAGAGCCAGATGAAAGCAACGCACGTTATTTTCATGTGGTCATTGCAGGTCCACAGGATTCCCCCTTTGAGGGTGGGACATTTAAACTTGAACTATTCCTTCCAGAAGAATATCCAATGGCAGCTCCTAAAGTACGTTTCATGACCAAAATTTATCATCCTAATGTAGACAAGCTGGGAAGAATATGTTTAGATATTTTGAAAGGTAAGTGCtaccttgttttctttcttttgataatACTCATTACCAGAACTTGTAAATTGACCCTCAAAAGAGGTTTAATTTGTTTAAAGAATACCTTGCTTATTCTTTAATCTAGGAGaggaaaatttactttttctgtaGACTATGATAAATATGATGTTTCATACTGCTATAAATGTCTCTTCAGATAAATGGTCCCCAGCTTTGCAGATTCGTACAGTTCTGCTATCAATCCAGGCTTTGTTAAGCGCTCCCAATCCAGATGATCCACTAGCAAATGATGTAGCTGAGCAATGGAAGACCAATGAAGCCCAAGCCATAGAAACAGGTGATGTATCTTACAcctttgtgggctttttttcctagCTTCAGGAAGTAACTAATTGCTAATTGATTGGGGGAATATAAATCCTGACCTTTTGTTTCAAGTCTGCAACTTGCAGAAGCAATTGTTGCATACAGTCATAGTCCAAGAACCCTGAACGTGCCTGCGGGGGTCTGTTTTCGCATCTGCGAGGCCTGCTGGAAGAGCACTCTTGATCTGTTTTATCCTGAGTTTTCATGTTCCTAAATTGCAAGCATGTTTAATTTGGACTCGTAAAATAAAAGTACATACCGCTGCTCTTTCTGTAAAGCTTAGGGAACAAACTACCTAGTTTCAGAAAGCACGGATTTTCTATACCTGCTTGTGCTGCAGGCTGTAGCAGATCGAAAGAATTATGTTATGCCTCTTCGCTTTTGGATTCACTGCAGTCAGGCCGCTTCAGCAGCTGTAAACTTCTGTCTAGAATAGGAGTTTAAAATTGCACTTAATCTCAGAATGGATATATTTTGTATACTTGCAGCAGTGGTATAAAGTGGTCTttaaaaatgagtatttaaaatGGCTTTAACAAAACCTAAAAACTAACTTCttaactgtttctttttctttacagccAGAGCATGGACTAGGCTATATGCCATGAATAATATTTAAATGCGCTTTGAACATCAAGTGTGCATCACTTCTCCTGTTCTGCCAAGacctcttccttttttgtttgcatttaatgGACACAGTCTTAGAAACATTACAGAATAAAAGCCCAGACATCTTCAGTCCTTTGGTGATTAAATGCACATTAGCAAATCTGTGTCTTGTCCTAATTCACTATTGTACCGCATGAGCAGAGGCTAGAAGTATCATCTGGATTGTTGTGAAATTgtttaaaagcagcagcacatctcTGCTTTTAATCATTTTTCCCATCATGGTTTAAGTATAAGCACTGTGAATGAAGGTAGGCAGGGTTAGCTGCggggctttttgttttaattttgtgggCTCCTCCTCCCTTTTTATGGTGATGCTAATTGCATTGGTAAAAGCAGCTAACCAGTTATACTCTAGAATATACCCTCTAGCCCAGTCTAACTTAGACGCTGTAGATGGACAAGCTTCATTGTTTGAACAAAAAATGGGAACATTAAACATCCATCACCTTCACTAATAATATTGTGATACTGCTGTCAagtgtagaaaaaaaatccctccaagaAAAAGCTTGTGACCATTTTGTATGGCTTGTCTGGAAAATCTCCTGTAAATCTTAtgttttagtaaaatattttttgttattctaCTTTGCCTTTGTAcagtttattttgctgtgttttcatttccCTAATGTGACAatcgtatttaaaaaaaaaaaaaaattgaaaccagAATTGACGGTTTGTCTTCACCAGTCTGACAGATTAAACAGTAAAGAGGTGGaattcacaaattatttttttttgcttctgtttgctgattatttttttttccttagcttgtGTTATGTGGGTGACCTTACCCGGCCAACTTAATACAAAATCCCATTTGGAGTGACTTTTATGAAACAAGTCTTTGTAACTGTACTTTTAGTAGTGCATTGATATGGATGCGTTTTCATGGAAATAAGGATAAGTAGGAGGTTGAGAGCAAATGACAGCACTAATTGTGAGTATCTGCATAACTAATTGTCATCAGATGTTAGGCTACACACTTTTCTAACTTCTTTAATTCCTGCCCTCTATTAACATGAAATACCAGTGTGTAGAACCACTGTTACAGCCAGCTTGCATATTGACTGATGTTCGCTTAACCACTTAGAGCTAGCGCCTCATACCACTGGTTTTCTCTACAAGCCTTATTAAGCTACTTGCTTGAGCAACTGGTCTGCTTAAATAGCAGCAAAGCTTCTTTGTTGGAGGGAAGGAAAGCGATTAAAAAAACTTCCTTCTCATCCTTGGTTTTTGTGTATGCATTGTCTGGGAGTCCAGCATCTTTTCTGGGAACCTATCTTTTTGCTTCCCTTAATTTCTTATTTCCCTTAATTTCTTATATCCctattctcctcctttccccaagccttctccctcaaaaaaaaaaaaaaagttttaaaaaaaaaaaagcttcaaagctTTTGGCAAGGCCGACTTGAAGTGTATCAATGACAGCTTGCAGTGGTTGCAGTAGGGAGTGTTTTGTCATGGGGTATGGTTATGTAGTCCATTGGGATTCTCCCTCTTTCACCTCTTCTTACTCTGGTGTTATCTGAAATTTCTATAGAATGTGGTGTATTTATTGTGCTCTTATGTAAGATGAAGAATATCTATTAAAACGATGTTTTTTCCAACAGACAGCGCTTTCAGTGGTTAGTAACTGGTATTGTCCCTCTATGCCTTGTAACACGGTTGAAGCTTGGTTCAGAATtcaactttttccctttttgagcTAAACGCcctgttttaaaagtaatttctgtgTTGAATGTAAGCCAAAGTTGCATTCAGGGCTTGTAACAAACTGTTTGTTGGTCAGAGTGGGTAAGCACCGTTAACCCTGCCTTCCTGTTAGAAATGAGGGTGGGCTTAGCTGGCTTATGTCCCCTGCGTGCTGGTAACATGTATGGGCAGCTCTCCTGGCAGGCAGCTGAGAATACGTGAGGCAGACTCTGGATTCCCTTCACCTACCTCTTAAAGCTTTACCTTACGCTAAGTATAGAGCTTTCTGGCTCCTTCTCTAGTCCAAGGACCAGTGGCACCCCCAGAGGTCAGGCAGACCTACCTAAGCCCCCACCATTGACAGtggctttcccctcccctccttccctggagaAACAGGACCCGAACTGGCACTTGGGCAGTTTAACTTCCAACGAGGTGGGGATGAATGCAGACCCGAGGTCATTCAGCAGCTGCCTGGAGGTATTTGTATGTTCAAGGCTTAAAACTCAGCTGGAGTTCGCAGCTAATCGGAGGATGTAATTAAAACTTAAGTTATTGATGGAATATTGTTAATGTATTAATAGAAAAAATCCTCTGCCTCCATTTGCCAGTGGCTGAATAAAGTGGATTATAGAATTGTTTGAGTACACAGCAGCCAGTCTGTGTCTGGGTTCTTTTTTTAACTATCATCTCAACAAATTTGagattaatttattaaagaaGTCCACGCTGTCTTCAGTTTGAACGTGAGTCTGTAGTGATGGTATATCTGAAATTAATGGTGTAAAACGATAGGCAAagtactgtattttaaaacacctCAGAGTATTTTCAAATGATAGTTGTAACGAAAGAAGTTTTAAATGGGCTCCCTAAAAACTAGAATATGTTTGTTCTGGGGTCTATCCAAGCATATTTTAATCATTTTACGGTTGAtctaatatatattaaataatgaTGTGTATTTAACTTTTAAACATGCTTTAAGAGCCCTGTATAAAGCCAAGCTGGGAATTTCATTCTGTCTTATGTTGGGGCATATGTGAAACTTTTAGACTAAATTCTTTGAAGCCAGTTAGATGCAACTTTTTTCCCAAGTTAAGCAGGTGTTTATTCACAGGTGTTTATTCACAGCTGTTATCTGAAACTCAAAGCTACTTTTGTTATGTCTGCGATTAGAGCTGGTTAGCAAATGCAGGTATCTTTTAGGCAGTGTTAGCTTTACCTCCATTTTTAGTGGCTGTCCATGGGATAAATTTACAGTAAATTTATAATAGATGGGTTTCCTCGAGCGGTGCTGGTGCTCTGTCGAAAGTCCTGAAATCCTGAGCAAGGGTGGTGACATGGCGGTTGTATGTCCGTGTCTGGGTAGTAAGGGTGTAGCTTTTTAGCACGTGGACTCTAAAACCACCCGTGCAAAATCCTTTCGTGGTAGCTTCCTTTAGATGAAGAGGAGGATTGGGAAGGCGTTGCATTTTTGCAGAACCATTCAGTGGTGGTCTCTTACCGCATAGTCACATTCTGTCAGGGGTGTGAAGCGTATCATCGCAGGGAACCGATGGAACAGGCCTTTCGTATCTCAGCTGGCTTTAGTCTAAACCATGTGAACCGTTGCTTCTGTAGCTTTCAAGAAAGTGTATTTCCAACACATTGAGATTATTGTGAAACATCTAAATGGACTAGTAACATCAACAGTTGTGACATCTTGATTTATGTACATTccttcttgggattttttttggtttttgtttttttgagggtTACTCTTAAAAGTAAAATGTCTGGTAGGTTTTGTCAATAACATGTCTTGACTGTAATGTGATACgacactgaaataaaaggaagagtGATTATTCATTACACAGACACCGAGCTTCATTTAACAAGCGGGCTGCCATCGCTGTGCAATAGTTTCCCAATATTTTTATCATGTGTTAAAATAAGGGAGGTAAATGTGGATAACTTCTCTCATAACTCCCTTGCTGTggcttttgaaaattttttttcccgCCTCTCACATGGGGAGAAAAGAGCAACACCTTGGTCCTAAAGCCATCGGAGGGGGCTGCTCTGGTGCACGAGCTCAGAggatgggttttgttgttttctttttttttgcctgcctgtGTTTAAATCTGCCTGCTTTAGTACAAGACTTGCCTACTCAAGCGCAGTTTGGACAATTTCTAGTGCAATCAAATTGATAAATGTATTAAGCTTTGCTAAACCGTGTTATGTTATGAGCATGGCACGAAGTTAATAATGATGTGTCTGCTATGATGGATTCCGCGCTGTGTATTGCAACCTCCTGTCAAAAGTGCAGAGGAAGATTTTAAAGCAAATCTGTAATTGTTAGGTTGCACCGAAGTACATTAGAAGAGTGGCACCAGGCAGCGTAACTGCTTTATCTGTGGTGGTTGCTGTCGTACGCTCCCCTCACGCTAAGGGACTCGGTGTGAGCAAGAGATTGTTCTGTATTTGTCTGCAGGGCAGAAAAGGAAGGATAAAAACTTCGATTTgaagggtgggtggtggggggctGTCAGCTGAACAGTCCCCCCGGATGACCTGCGCTAGGAAAGGGAATTATCCCCTGAGGTCCCTCGTCTGGGTAGCTGGGTTTGTTGCCAGGGAGTTGTCGCCTCTGATCAGCCCACCATTGAGGCACTGAATACTCCAGAATCCCCCTCAAGTTAGGGAGCAGTGGGAGGTACCTGCCGTTTCCGCATGTCACACCACGCGAGCCTTCCCAGATAAAGACACGGATGCAAGTGTGGCGTCTAACGGGAAGGTTTTTATCATAAGAAAAGTATAAATTATTTCACATGGGAAATTCATCTCCGACCGGAGTACTTGTTGCAGAATGGTGTTTCAGGTATTCTGGTGTAGGCTGGGCTTTGCCTTCGGAGCTGCTGTGAAGGAATTTCTGGTTCAGGCCTGATCTGCACCTCCCTGCCTGACGGGTACCCCCGTTGAGACGGCCACGGTTTCTGTAGCCAGGCTTGCAAGCTCTGTCACGCACCTGAAGGGTTTC
Encoded here:
- the UBE2N gene encoding ubiquitin-conjugating enzyme E2 N, whose product is MAGLPRRIIKETQRLLAEPVPGIKAEPDESNARYFHVVIAGPQDSPFEGGTFKLELFLPEEYPMAAPKVRFMTKIYHPNVDKLGRICLDILKDKWSPALQIRTVLLSIQALLSAPNPDDPLANDVAEQWKTNEAQAIETARAWTRLYAMNNI